Proteins from one Thioflavicoccus mobilis 8321 genomic window:
- the rlmB gene encoding 23S rRNA (guanosine(2251)-2'-O)-methyltransferase RlmB has product MPGGDLAPVAGIHSVRFVLRSDSATVTEVWLEHDRRDRRLAELAALARQGGIAIRQVTRAELDAAGDGIHHQGALAWVRPPSSGREADLEVILARIAGPPLLLILDEVQDPHNLGACLRTADAAGVHAVIAPRDNAVGLTPVVVKVASGAAATVPFIQVTNLARTMAALKGRGIWFIGAAGEVEQELFAADLTGPLALVMGSEGRGLRRLTRERCDGLVRLPMLGQVESLNVSVATGICLYEALRQRRVPVA; this is encoded by the coding sequence ATGCCTGGAGGCGATCTCGCCCCGGTGGCGGGGATCCATAGCGTGCGATTCGTATTGCGCTCGGACTCGGCAACAGTCACGGAGGTCTGGCTCGAGCACGACCGCCGCGATCGGCGCCTGGCCGAGCTGGCCGCCTTGGCCCGGCAGGGCGGGATCGCCATCCGCCAGGTCACCCGCGCGGAGCTCGACGCCGCCGGCGACGGGATCCATCACCAGGGAGCGTTGGCCTGGGTGCGTCCGCCCAGCTCAGGGCGCGAAGCCGACCTCGAGGTGATACTCGCCCGGATTGCCGGGCCACCGTTGCTGTTGATACTCGACGAGGTTCAGGATCCTCACAATCTCGGGGCCTGCTTGCGCACGGCCGACGCCGCCGGGGTTCACGCCGTGATCGCACCACGCGACAACGCGGTCGGCCTCACGCCGGTCGTCGTCAAGGTCGCGAGTGGCGCGGCGGCCACCGTGCCCTTCATTCAGGTCACGAATCTGGCGCGCACGATGGCGGCGCTGAAGGGGCGCGGCATTTGGTTCATCGGTGCGGCCGGAGAGGTCGAGCAGGAGTTGTTCGCGGCCGATTTGACCGGTCCATTGGCGCTCGTCATGGGTAGCGAGGGTCGGGGGCTGCGGCGCCTGACTCGCGAGCGCTGCGATGGCCTCGTACGGTTACCGATGCTGGGCCAGGTCGAGAGCCTCAATGTCTCGGTCGCGACCGGCATCTGCCTCTACGAAGCGCTGCGTCAACGCCGTGTGCCTGTGGCCTGA
- the rnr gene encoding ribonuclease R produces MAKRNPDKKTPRDLDPHHQREAKRYAKPIPSREYIQQALKEAGVPLAFDDVASALALEDEADLSALERRLGAMVRDGQLVRNRRDAFCLVNKRDLIVGRVIGHPDGFGFVKPDDGGDDLYLYPKEMRALFHNDRVVVRVTGRDRRGRLEGAVVEILERSTRTVVGRLYQESGVGFVKPDNKRLHHYVVIPRDRLDGAQTGQIVVAEITDQPTKHTQPIGRILEVVGDHMAPGMETDIAIRTHDLPVDWPAEVEAEIAAFTTEVPEEDKVGRTDLRELPLVTIDGADARDFDDAVYCERKPKGWKLLVCIADVSAYVAAGSALDAEALARGNSVYFPDRVIPMLPEVLSNGLCSLNPRVDRLCMTCELYLNDAGKVTRSRFFTAVMRSHARLTYDEVAAMIVDADADLCARHAALLPHLHELYALYQVLHGARVERGAIDFDTTETKFQFNDQGRIEAVVPLVRNDAHRIIEECMLAANVATARLFERKRMPALYRIHEPPNEEKITDLREFLGQLGLRLPGRSKKPTTQDFAALLEEVKGRPDRHLIQTVLLRSMQQAMYSSDNAGHFGLAYPAYTHFTSPIRRYPDLIVHRIIKHILAGGTAADLEYSKPQLQGIGEQCSGTERRADEATRDADAWLKCEFMQDKLGEEFDGTITSVNSFGLFVELDDIYIDGLVHITALDNDYYHFDPVGRRLTGERTGTVYRLGDRLRVKLAAVNLDERKIDFVLAPTGRSNSGKGKGESPGRRSRRRRKG; encoded by the coding sequence GTGGCAAAGCGAAATCCAGACAAGAAGACTCCGAGGGATTTGGATCCCCACCACCAACGCGAAGCGAAGAGATACGCTAAGCCGATCCCGAGTCGGGAATACATCCAGCAGGCGTTGAAAGAGGCTGGCGTGCCGCTCGCCTTCGACGATGTGGCGAGTGCGCTCGCCCTGGAGGATGAAGCCGATCTGTCCGCCCTGGAGCGCCGCCTCGGCGCGATGGTCCGCGACGGTCAGCTGGTGCGCAACCGCCGGGACGCGTTTTGCCTCGTCAACAAGCGCGACCTGATCGTCGGGCGGGTCATCGGTCACCCTGACGGCTTCGGCTTCGTCAAGCCGGACGATGGCGGCGACGATCTGTATCTCTATCCGAAGGAGATGCGCGCATTGTTCCATAACGACCGAGTCGTCGTGCGCGTGACCGGTCGTGATCGCCGCGGGCGCCTCGAAGGCGCTGTCGTCGAGATCCTCGAGCGCAGCACGCGCACCGTCGTCGGGCGGCTGTACCAAGAGAGCGGCGTCGGTTTCGTCAAGCCGGATAACAAGCGCCTGCATCACTATGTCGTCATCCCGCGGGACCGGCTCGACGGTGCCCAAACCGGGCAGATCGTCGTCGCCGAGATCACCGATCAGCCGACCAAGCACACCCAGCCGATCGGTCGGATCCTCGAGGTCGTCGGCGATCATATGGCCCCGGGCATGGAAACGGATATCGCCATCCGCACCCACGACCTACCGGTCGACTGGCCGGCCGAGGTCGAGGCCGAGATCGCCGCTTTCACCACCGAGGTGCCCGAGGAGGACAAGGTCGGGCGCACCGACCTGCGCGAGCTGCCGTTGGTGACAATCGACGGCGCCGACGCGCGCGACTTCGACGATGCCGTCTACTGCGAGCGCAAGCCCAAAGGCTGGAAGCTGTTGGTCTGTATCGCCGATGTCTCGGCCTATGTGGCCGCGGGTTCGGCGCTCGATGCCGAGGCCTTGGCCCGCGGCAACTCGGTCTACTTCCCGGACCGCGTCATCCCGATGCTGCCGGAGGTCCTCTCCAACGGCCTGTGCTCGCTGAATCCGCGGGTCGACCGCCTCTGCATGACCTGCGAGCTCTATCTGAACGATGCCGGCAAGGTGACCCGCTCGCGCTTCTTCACCGCCGTGATGCGTTCGCATGCACGCCTGACCTACGACGAGGTCGCGGCGATGATCGTCGACGCCGACGCGGATCTTTGCGCCCGCCATGCTGCCCTCTTGCCGCACCTGCACGAGCTCTACGCCCTTTACCAGGTCCTGCATGGCGCGCGCGTCGAGCGCGGTGCGATCGACTTCGACACGACCGAGACCAAGTTCCAGTTCAACGATCAGGGTCGGATCGAGGCGGTGGTACCCCTCGTGCGCAACGATGCACACCGTATCATCGAGGAATGCATGCTCGCGGCCAATGTCGCCACGGCGCGACTCTTCGAGCGCAAGCGGATGCCGGCCCTCTACCGCATCCACGAGCCACCGAACGAGGAGAAGATCACGGACCTGCGCGAGTTCCTCGGGCAGCTCGGTCTGAGGCTGCCGGGGCGCAGCAAGAAGCCGACGACGCAGGACTTCGCCGCCCTGCTCGAGGAGGTCAAGGGCCGGCCCGACCGCCACCTGATTCAGACCGTCTTGTTGCGCTCCATGCAGCAGGCGATGTACAGCTCGGACAATGCCGGTCACTTCGGACTGGCCTATCCGGCCTACACCCACTTCACCTCGCCGATCCGCCGCTATCCGGACCTGATCGTGCACCGGATCATCAAGCACATCCTCGCCGGGGGCACCGCGGCCGACCTCGAGTACTCGAAGCCGCAGCTCCAGGGGATCGGCGAGCAGTGCTCCGGCACCGAGCGGCGCGCCGATGAGGCGACCCGCGACGCCGACGCCTGGCTCAAGTGCGAATTCATGCAGGACAAGCTGGGCGAGGAGTTCGACGGCACCATCACCAGCGTCAACTCGTTCGGTCTGTTCGTCGAGCTCGACGACATCTACATCGACGGCCTCGTCCACATCACGGCCCTCGACAACGACTACTATCACTTCGATCCGGTCGGGCGGCGCCTGACCGGGGAACGCACCGGCACCGTCTACCGGCTCGGCGACCGCCTGCGGGTGAAGCTTGCTGCCGTCAATCTCGACGAGCGCAAGATCGACTTCGTGCTGGCGCCGACCGGGCGGAGCAACAGCGGCAAGGGCAAGGGCGAGTCGCCGGGCCGCCGCTCGAGACGGCGCCGCAAGGGCTGA